A genome region from Rhodohalobacter mucosus includes the following:
- a CDS encoding DUF3470 domain-containing protein, with the protein MAYIVTEPCINCKYTNCAAVCPVDAFREGPNFLTIDPIECIDCDACVSECPVEAIFPDDEVPEEWEHYIELNERLAEKWEDRVINETFDALPDADEWAEKTDKLDLLQEEWD; encoded by the coding sequence ATGGCATACATTGTAACTGAACCCTGTATTAACTGTAAGTACACAAACTGTGCTGCTGTATGTCCTGTCGACGCATTTCGGGAGGGCCCCAACTTTCTTACCATCGATCCCATTGAGTGTATCGACTGTGATGCATGCGTTTCTGAATGTCCGGTTGAAGCGATCTTTCCTGATGATGAAGTGCCTGAAGAGTGGGAGCACTACATAGAACTGAATGAACGCCTTGCAGAGAAGTGGGAAGACCGTGTCATCAATGAAACCTTTGATGCACTTCCCGATGCAGACGAGTGGGCGGAAAAAACGGACAAACTGGACTTGCTCCAGGAAGAGTGGGACTGA
- the folP gene encoding dihydropteroate synthase: MTVNRSLTVRNRILEFDRPRVMGILNATPDSFSDGGEYLNINRATDRIGRMLEEGADIIDVGGESTRPGSDPVSLQEEMDRVLPILEKAIPMYSDALFSIDTTKYEVAKAALDTGTHIVNDVSGLRKEPRFSSLCAESGAGYVLMHSSAAPKTMQLNPEYKNDDVTGELIRFFEEGIHTLESDGNDAIIIDPGIGFGKTLAHNCTIVAELQKFSKFGYPVLMGASRKSMIGGLLNDRPVDGRLAGTLAVHYHSLMNGANILRVHDVQEAADSISVFTALTNR, translated from the coding sequence TTGACTGTCAACAGGTCACTTACCGTTAGGAATCGTATCCTTGAATTTGACCGACCAAGGGTGATGGGAATTCTCAATGCCACTCCCGACTCCTTTTCTGACGGCGGGGAATATCTGAATATAAACAGGGCTACAGACCGGATCGGCCGTATGCTTGAGGAGGGAGCCGATATCATTGATGTGGGCGGGGAGTCCACCCGGCCGGGATCAGATCCTGTATCGCTGCAGGAGGAGATGGACCGGGTTCTTCCCATTCTGGAAAAGGCAATCCCGATGTATAGTGATGCTCTTTTTTCGATTGATACCACCAAATACGAAGTTGCAAAAGCGGCACTGGATACAGGCACGCATATCGTGAATGATGTAAGCGGGCTCAGGAAAGAACCCCGGTTCTCTTCACTTTGTGCTGAGTCTGGAGCCGGGTACGTGCTGATGCACTCAAGCGCAGCTCCCAAAACCATGCAACTGAACCCGGAGTATAAAAATGACGATGTAACAGGAGAGCTGATCCGGTTTTTCGAAGAGGGTATTCACACATTGGAAAGTGACGGAAATGATGCAATAATCATCGATCCGGGAATTGGTTTTGGTAAAACACTGGCTCATAATTGTACCATTGTTGCAGAGCTTCAAAAATTCAGTAAATTTGGCTACCCCGTTTTGATGGGTGCCTCTCGTAAATCCATGATTGGAGGGTTATTAAACGACAGGCCGGTTGACGGTAGGCTTGCAGGAACATTGGCTGTACATTATCATTCACTGATGAACGGAGCAAATATTCTGCGGGTACATGACGTGCAGGAGGCTGCCGATTCAATCAGTGTATTTACCGCTTTAACGAACAGGTAG
- the cdaA gene encoding diadenylate cyclase CdaA: MIPIAFLEYGLKDLLETLVIATMLYYLYRWIRGTFAIQAALGLVFIIVVNAVVSLLGFTTLNFMLRSVVDVGVLAVFIIFQPEIRKLLYSLGQNTSFDRLFGRSGSEGVVEEVIAAVKNMAQTKTGALIVFARSSSLQDLVDVGVRIDAQVNAQLIQTIFQKDTPLHDGAIVIRSGRIVAASCYLPISQNPNISSVFGTRHRAAVGVSETNNVFVVIVSEETGRISVAKNGGLTSGLSIQKLRAEMEKSLGEDKEEEMGFSAEKAELEMN, encoded by the coding sequence TTGATACCTATAGCATTTTTGGAATACGGCCTTAAGGACCTGCTTGAAACGCTGGTCATTGCCACCATGCTGTACTACCTGTACAGGTGGATTCGCGGTACGTTTGCTATTCAGGCTGCCCTGGGACTGGTCTTTATCATTGTGGTGAACGCCGTTGTAAGCCTGCTGGGATTCACCACCCTTAACTTTATGCTGCGAAGCGTCGTAGATGTTGGGGTGCTTGCGGTATTTATCATTTTTCAGCCTGAAATCCGGAAGCTTCTCTACAGCCTTGGCCAGAACACCTCTTTCGACAGGCTTTTTGGGAGAAGCGGCTCGGAAGGAGTTGTGGAAGAGGTGATTGCTGCGGTCAAGAATATGGCACAGACCAAAACCGGTGCCCTCATCGTCTTTGCACGAAGCTCCTCCCTTCAGGATCTGGTGGATGTCGGCGTTCGCATTGATGCACAGGTGAACGCGCAGCTTATACAGACCATATTTCAAAAAGACACCCCCCTTCATGACGGTGCGATCGTTATTCGAAGCGGACGCATTGTGGCCGCAAGCTGCTATCTGCCCATTTCCCAGAATCCGAATATTTCATCCGTATTCGGAACCCGCCACAGGGCGGCGGTTGGCGTGAGCGAAACAAACAACGTATTTGTGGTGATTGTGTCGGAAGAGACCGGCCGGATATCCGTGGCCAAAAACGGCGGACTCACCAGCGGCCTGTCTATTCAAAAGCTGCGTGCGGAGATGGAAAAATCACTCGGTGAGGACAAAGAGGAAGAGATGGGGTTCAGCGCAGAAAAAGCAGAGCTGGAGATGAACTGA